One genomic segment of Burkholderia pyrrocinia includes these proteins:
- the ispD gene encoding 2-C-methyl-D-erythritol 4-phosphate cytidylyltransferase: protein MTPRLFALIPCAGTGSRSGSAVPKQYRTLAGRALLHYTLAAFDACSEFAQTLVVLAPDDSHFDARRFAGLRFAVRRCGGGSRQASVLNGLLELAEFGATDHDWVLVHDAARPGITPELIRTLVATLKDDPVGGIVALPVADTLKRVPAGGDAIARTESRDALWQAQTPQMFRIGMLREAILRAQREGHDLTDEASAIEWAGHTPRVVQGSLRNFKVTYPEDFALAEAILARPANAS from the coding sequence GTGACTCCCCGACTTTTCGCCCTGATTCCCTGTGCCGGCACGGGCAGCCGTTCCGGCTCGGCCGTGCCGAAGCAATATCGCACGCTGGCCGGCCGCGCGCTCCTGCATTACACGCTCGCCGCGTTCGACGCGTGCAGCGAATTCGCGCAGACGCTCGTCGTCCTCGCGCCCGACGATTCCCATTTCGATGCGCGCCGCTTCGCGGGCCTGCGCTTCGCGGTGCGCCGCTGCGGCGGCGGCTCGCGGCAGGCGTCGGTGCTGAACGGGCTGCTCGAGCTGGCCGAATTCGGCGCGACCGACCACGACTGGGTGCTGGTGCACGACGCCGCGCGCCCGGGCATCACGCCGGAGCTGATCCGCACGCTGGTCGCGACGCTGAAGGACGACCCGGTCGGCGGCATCGTCGCGCTGCCGGTGGCCGATACGCTCAAGCGCGTGCCGGCCGGCGGCGATGCGATCGCGCGCACCGAGTCGCGCGACGCGCTGTGGCAGGCGCAGACGCCGCAGATGTTCCGCATCGGCATGCTGCGCGAGGCAATCCTGCGCGCGCAGCGCGAAGGGCACGACCTGACCGACGAAGCGAGCGCGATCGAATGGGCCGGCCATACGCCGCGCGTCGTGCAGGGCAGCCTGCGCAACTTCAAGGTCACGTACCCGGAAGATTTCGCGCTTGCGGAAGCGATCCTCGCGCGCCCCGCGAACGCTTCCTGA
- the ispF gene encoding 2-C-methyl-D-erythritol 2,4-cyclodiphosphate synthase, producing MDFRIGQGYDVHQLVPGRPLIIGGVTIPYERGLLGHSDADVLLHAITDALFGAAALGDIGRHFSDTDAAFKGADSRVLLRECVARVQAAGFTIQNVDSTVIAQAPKLAPHIDGMRANIAADLGLPLDRVNVKAKTNEKLGYLGRGEGIEAQAAALLVRQGG from the coding sequence ATGGATTTCAGAATCGGACAAGGCTACGACGTGCACCAGCTCGTCCCGGGGCGCCCCCTCATCATCGGCGGCGTGACGATTCCGTACGAACGCGGCCTGCTCGGCCACTCGGACGCGGACGTGCTGCTGCACGCGATCACCGACGCGCTGTTCGGCGCGGCGGCGCTCGGCGACATCGGCCGTCATTTCTCCGACACCGACGCGGCGTTCAAGGGCGCGGACAGCCGCGTGCTGCTGCGCGAGTGCGTTGCCCGCGTGCAGGCGGCCGGCTTCACGATCCAGAACGTCGACAGCACCGTGATCGCGCAGGCGCCGAAGCTCGCGCCGCATATCGACGGGATGCGCGCGAACATCGCGGCCGATCTCGGGCTGCCGCTCGATCGCGTGAACGTGAAGGCGAAGACCAACGAGAAGCTCGGCTATCTCGGCCGTGGCGAGGGCATCGAGGCGCAGGCCGCCGCGCTGCTGGTCAGGCAGGGCGGCTGA
- a CDS encoding carboxymuconolactone decarboxylase family protein, with amino-acid sequence MEFIDSIKARIPDYAKDIRLNLDGTISRSSLEGNDAVGVALAAAIAAKSTVLVKTIREAGVLSPEETNAVLTAAALMGMNNTWYPYVEMADDADLKTQRAELRMGAYATHGGVDKRKFEMYALAASIVGKCHFCVKSHYALLKDEQGMTVTQLRDVGRIASVINAAAQVIAAEGE; translated from the coding sequence ATGGAATTCATCGACTCGATTAAGGCGCGCATCCCCGACTACGCGAAGGACATTCGCCTGAATCTCGACGGCACGATCTCGCGCTCGTCGCTCGAAGGCAACGACGCGGTCGGCGTCGCGCTGGCGGCGGCAATCGCGGCAAAGAGCACGGTGCTCGTGAAGACGATCCGCGAAGCCGGCGTGCTGTCGCCCGAAGAAACGAACGCCGTGCTGACGGCGGCCGCGCTGATGGGGATGAACAACACCTGGTATCCGTATGTCGAGATGGCCGACGACGCCGACCTGAAGACGCAGCGCGCCGAACTGCGGATGGGCGCCTATGCGACGCACGGCGGCGTCGACAAGCGCAAGTTCGAGATGTACGCGCTCGCCGCGTCGATCGTCGGCAAGTGCCACTTCTGCGTGAAGTCGCACTATGCGCTGCTGAAGGACGAGCAAGGGATGACCGTCACGCAACTGCGCGACGTCGGCCGCATCGCGTCGGTGATCAATGCCGCCGCGCAGGTGATCGCCGCCGAAGGCGAGTAA
- a CDS encoding peroxiredoxin, giving the protein MKTVGDKLEAFTVVAAKPGFNNHEENGQSAFETITEASFPGKWKIIYFYPKDFTFVCPTEIVEFAKLTKQFEERDAILLGGSSDNEFVKLAWRREHKDLDKLNHYSFGDVKGELIDQLGVRDKEAGVALRATFIVDPDNTIQHVSVNNLNVGRSPAEVLRILDGLQTDELCPCNRAVGGATL; this is encoded by the coding sequence ATGAAAACCGTGGGCGATAAACTCGAAGCTTTCACCGTCGTAGCCGCGAAGCCGGGCTTCAACAATCACGAGGAAAACGGCCAGTCGGCGTTCGAAACCATCACCGAAGCGTCGTTCCCGGGCAAGTGGAAGATCATCTACTTCTATCCGAAGGATTTCACGTTCGTGTGCCCGACGGAAATCGTCGAGTTCGCGAAGCTCACGAAGCAGTTCGAAGAGCGCGACGCCATCCTGCTGGGCGGCAGCTCGGACAACGAATTCGTCAAGCTCGCATGGCGCCGTGAGCACAAGGACCTGGACAAGCTGAACCACTACTCGTTCGGCGACGTCAAAGGCGAGCTGATCGACCAGCTCGGCGTGCGCGACAAGGAAGCCGGCGTGGCCCTGCGTGCAACGTTCATCGTCGATCCGGACAACACGATCCAGCACGTTTCGGTGAACAACCTGAACGTCGGCCGCAGCCCGGCAGAAGTCCTGCGTATTCTGGACGGCCTGCAAACGGACGAACTGTGCCCGTGCAACCGTGCGGTCGGCGGCGCAACGCTGTAA
- a CDS encoding ATP-binding protein: MRIDRRLLQLAFGGLFWRTFLLIALLISVSLAAWFQSFRVIEREPRAQRVALQLVAVVKLTRTALLYSDPDLRRALLQDLESNEGVRVYPREKTDKFKLQPDESLNRLIEHDIRSRLGDDTVIAQSVNDIPGVWISFKIDDDDYWVALDRDQLDNVTGLQWAGWGLFALALSLFGSAFITSLVNRPFSRLALAARQIGSGQTPELLPERGMGVAAETNRSFNQMVRDLEQLEADRALMLAGISHDLRTPLARLRLETEMSPSDQATKDAMVDDIEQMDRIIAAFIDYARPSQRKPEPVDLSSIAQEVAARVSSEDGVEIRTRLAPSAVIEADETDMRRVIGNLVENARKYGQSKQDGISRITLETRVSHARVELSVSDEGPGIPEDQLPLVMRPFYRVDTARTKADGTGLGMAIVLRLVGRYRGALRLRNRIPDAGLEVTLEFPGAGKARATA; the protein is encoded by the coding sequence ATGCGTATCGACCGGCGCCTCCTGCAGCTCGCGTTCGGCGGGCTGTTCTGGCGCACCTTCCTGCTGATCGCGCTGCTGATCTCGGTCAGTCTCGCCGCGTGGTTCCAGAGCTTTCGCGTGATCGAACGCGAGCCGCGTGCGCAGCGCGTCGCGCTGCAGCTCGTCGCGGTCGTGAAGCTCACGCGCACTGCCCTGCTCTATTCCGATCCCGATCTGCGGCGCGCGCTGCTGCAGGATCTCGAGAGCAACGAGGGCGTGCGCGTTTACCCGCGCGAGAAAACCGACAAGTTCAAGCTGCAGCCCGACGAATCGCTGAACCGACTGATCGAGCACGACATCCGCAGCCGCCTCGGCGACGATACCGTGATCGCGCAGTCGGTCAACGACATTCCCGGCGTGTGGATCAGCTTCAAGATCGACGACGACGATTACTGGGTCGCGCTCGACCGCGACCAGCTCGACAACGTCACCGGCCTGCAGTGGGCCGGCTGGGGGCTGTTCGCGCTCGCGCTGTCGCTGTTCGGCTCCGCGTTCATCACGAGCCTCGTGAACCGGCCGTTCTCGCGGCTCGCGCTCGCCGCGCGCCAGATCGGCTCGGGCCAGACACCCGAGTTGCTGCCCGAGCGCGGGATGGGCGTCGCGGCCGAGACCAACCGCAGCTTCAACCAGATGGTGCGCGACCTCGAACAGCTCGAGGCCGACCGCGCGCTGATGCTCGCGGGCATCTCGCACGACCTGCGCACGCCGCTCGCGCGGCTGCGCCTCGAAACCGAGATGAGCCCGTCCGACCAGGCGACCAAGGATGCGATGGTCGACGACATCGAGCAGATGGACCGCATCATCGCAGCCTTCATCGACTACGCGCGCCCGTCGCAACGCAAGCCCGAACCCGTCGACCTGTCGTCGATCGCGCAGGAAGTCGCCGCGCGCGTATCGAGCGAGGACGGCGTCGAGATCCGCACGCGGCTCGCGCCGAGCGCGGTCATCGAAGCCGACGAGACCGACATGCGCCGCGTGATCGGCAACCTCGTCGAGAACGCGCGCAAGTACGGCCAGAGCAAGCAGGACGGCATCTCGCGCATCACGCTCGAGACACGCGTGTCGCACGCGCGCGTCGAGCTGTCGGTGAGCGACGAAGGCCCCGGCATCCCCGAGGATCAGTTGCCGCTCGTGATGCGGCCGTTCTATCGCGTCGACACCGCGCGCACCAAGGCGGACGGCACGGGCCTCGGGATGGCGATCGTGCTGCGGCTCGTCGGCCGCTATCGCGGCGCGCTGCGCCTGCGCAACCGCATCCCCGACGCGGGTCTCGAAGTCACGCTCGAATTTCCCGGCGCCGGCAAGGCGCGTGCGACCGCGTGA
- the ompR gene encoding osmolarity response regulator transcription factor OmpR: protein MPIMETKNPSKILVVDDDPRLRDLLRRYLGEQGFNVYVAENATAMNKLWVRERFDLLVLDLMLPGEDGLSICRRLRGSNDRTPIIMLTAKGEDVDRIVGLEMGADDYLPKPFNPRELVARIHAVLRRQAPAELPGAPSETTEVFEFGEFSLNLATRTLTKSGQEIPLTTGEFSVLKVFARHPRQPLSREKLMELARGREYEVFDRSLDVQISRLRKLIEPDPGSPRFIQTVWGLGYVFIPDGAA, encoded by the coding sequence ATGCCGATCATGGAAACGAAAAACCCCTCGAAGATTCTCGTCGTCGACGACGACCCGCGCTTGCGCGATCTGCTGCGCCGCTATCTCGGCGAGCAGGGCTTCAACGTATATGTCGCGGAAAACGCGACCGCGATGAACAAGCTCTGGGTACGCGAGCGTTTCGACCTGCTCGTGCTCGACCTGATGCTGCCGGGCGAAGACGGCCTGTCGATCTGCCGCCGCCTGCGCGGCAGCAACGACCGCACGCCGATCATCATGCTCACCGCAAAGGGCGAGGACGTCGATCGCATCGTCGGCCTCGAGATGGGCGCCGACGATTACCTGCCGAAGCCGTTCAACCCGCGCGAACTCGTCGCGCGCATTCATGCGGTGCTGCGTCGTCAGGCGCCGGCCGAACTGCCGGGCGCGCCGTCGGAAACCACCGAGGTGTTCGAGTTCGGCGAGTTCTCGCTGAACCTCGCGACGCGCACGCTGACGAAGTCCGGCCAGGAAATTCCGCTGACGACCGGCGAATTCTCGGTGCTGAAGGTGTTCGCCCGCCATCCGCGCCAGCCGCTGTCGCGCGAGAAGCTGATGGAGCTCGCGCGCGGCCGTGAATACGAAGTGTTCGACCGCAGCCTCGACGTGCAGATCTCGCGCCTGCGCAAGCTGATCGAACCGGATCCGGGCAGCCCGCGTTTCATCCAGACCGTCTGGGGCCTCGGCTACGTGTTCATCCCGGACGGCGCCGCCTGA
- a CDS encoding DUF1800 domain-containing protein yields the protein MKANAAAPAPSPAMQSALDADDAQFFLSRTGFSPAPAEVARVVGMTRAQVVADALGNVRREPVTAWPDWIAELPPTRAQRQALTADMRRDEQRERNSRYDALRAAWVNEMVVTPSPLTERMTLFWHGHFTSGQDKVPYPQTMAAQNALFRREALGNFGTLLHAVAKDPAMLQYLDGASNRKGRPNENFAREVMELFTLGEGHYTQYDVTEAARAMTGWTVDPDTLRFEVRPDLHDAGDKTILGETGPFDGDGFADILLKRPGTARFIVGKLWREFVSDTPDAGALDLVAERFRASGYDIRAALAALWSTDAFWDPRNRGVLVKSPAEFVVGSVRLFDVAYGDPQMLANTVRTLGQNLFYPPNVKGWPGGALWINSTTLLARKQFVEQLFRATETAGMRPPAHPMAPSPNARAHAMPVADTASAAGMRGAPAKPARGGLRFDLERWLAQYRARPQAIAGLSTELQLQHAVLPVSPVAAIDTDSTGSAYLEALLMDPAYQLK from the coding sequence ATGAAAGCGAACGCTGCCGCACCGGCGCCGTCGCCGGCCATGCAGTCGGCGCTCGACGCCGACGATGCGCAGTTTTTCCTGAGCCGCACCGGTTTCTCTCCCGCGCCCGCCGAAGTCGCGCGCGTCGTCGGCATGACGCGCGCGCAGGTCGTGGCCGACGCGCTCGGCAATGTTCGCCGCGAACCCGTTACGGCTTGGCCCGACTGGATCGCCGAATTGCCGCCGACGCGCGCGCAGCGCCAGGCGCTGACCGCCGACATGCGCCGCGACGAGCAGCGCGAGCGCAATAGCCGCTACGATGCGTTGCGCGCGGCGTGGGTCAACGAGATGGTCGTGACGCCGTCGCCGCTGACCGAGCGCATGACGCTGTTCTGGCACGGGCACTTCACGTCGGGACAGGACAAGGTGCCTTATCCGCAAACGATGGCCGCGCAGAACGCGCTGTTTCGCCGCGAGGCGCTCGGCAACTTCGGCACGCTGCTGCATGCGGTCGCGAAGGACCCGGCGATGCTGCAGTATCTCGACGGCGCGAGCAATCGCAAGGGGCGCCCGAACGAGAATTTCGCGCGCGAGGTGATGGAGCTGTTCACGCTCGGTGAAGGGCACTACACGCAGTACGACGTGACGGAAGCCGCGCGCGCGATGACGGGCTGGACGGTCGATCCCGATACGCTGCGCTTCGAGGTGCGGCCGGATTTGCACGATGCGGGCGACAAGACGATTCTCGGCGAAACGGGGCCGTTCGACGGCGACGGCTTTGCCGACATCCTGCTGAAGCGGCCCGGTACCGCGCGCTTCATCGTCGGCAAGCTGTGGCGCGAGTTCGTGTCCGATACACCCGACGCGGGCGCGCTCGATCTCGTGGCCGAGCGGTTTCGCGCGAGCGGCTACGACATCCGCGCGGCGCTCGCCGCGCTGTGGTCGACCGACGCGTTCTGGGATCCACGCAACCGCGGCGTGCTTGTCAAGTCGCCGGCCGAGTTCGTCGTCGGGTCGGTGCGGCTGTTCGACGTCGCGTACGGCGATCCGCAGATGCTCGCAAACACCGTGCGCACGCTCGGGCAGAACCTGTTCTATCCGCCGAACGTGAAGGGCTGGCCGGGCGGCGCGTTGTGGATCAACAGCACCACGCTGCTCGCGCGCAAGCAGTTCGTCGAGCAACTGTTCCGCGCGACGGAGACGGCCGGCATGCGGCCGCCGGCGCATCCGATGGCGCCGTCGCCGAATGCGCGGGCGCACGCGATGCCGGTGGCCGACACGGCGTCCGCCGCCGGCATGCGCGGCGCGCCGGCCAAGCCCGCGCGCGGCGGCCTGCGTTTCGACCTCGAGCGCTGGCTTGCGCAATATCGCGCGCGGCCGCAGGCGATCGCGGGATTGTCGACCGAGCTTCAGCTCCAGCACGCGGTGCTGCCCGTGTCGCCGGTCGCGGCGATCGACACGGATTCGACCGGTAGCGCGTATCTCGAGGCGCTGCTGATGGATCCGGCCTATCAATTGAAATGA
- a CDS encoding DUF1501 domain-containing protein — MNRRDFLTLTGAAAAAGVSMWQSPALAASVTPAGYANVLILVELKGGNDGLNTVVPYADPLYYQFRRSIGIKREQVLQLDAHTGLHPSLAPLMPLWRDGQVAVVQGVGYPQPNLSHFRSIEIWDTASRSDQYLHEGWLTRTFAQAPVPPGFAADGVVLGSAEMGPLANGARAIALVNPAQFIRAARLAEPSSLREQNPALAHIIDVENDIVKAADRLRPRGGMREFRTAFPAGAFGTSVKTAMQVLAACEASGPGAQDGVAVLRLTLNGFDTHQNQPGQQAALLKQFAEGMSAMRGALIELGRWNQTLVMTYAEFGRRVRENQSNGTDHGTAAPHFVMGGRVAGGLYGAPPALGRLDGNGNLPVAVDFRQLYATVLGPWWGLDATRVLQQRFDTLPLLKA, encoded by the coding sequence ATGAACCGACGTGATTTTCTGACACTGACGGGTGCCGCGGCCGCGGCGGGCGTGTCGATGTGGCAGTCGCCCGCGCTGGCGGCATCGGTGACGCCGGCCGGCTATGCGAACGTGCTGATCCTCGTCGAGCTGAAGGGCGGCAATGACGGCCTCAATACGGTGGTGCCGTATGCGGACCCGCTGTACTACCAGTTCCGGCGCAGCATCGGCATCAAGCGCGAGCAGGTGCTGCAGCTCGACGCGCACACCGGGCTGCACCCGTCGCTCGCGCCGCTGATGCCGCTGTGGCGCGACGGGCAGGTCGCGGTCGTGCAGGGCGTCGGCTATCCGCAGCCGAACCTGTCGCATTTCCGCTCGATCGAGATCTGGGATACCGCGTCGCGCTCGGACCAGTACCTGCACGAAGGCTGGCTCACGCGCACGTTCGCGCAGGCACCGGTGCCGCCCGGTTTCGCGGCGGACGGCGTCGTGCTCGGCAGCGCCGAGATGGGGCCACTTGCGAACGGCGCGCGCGCGATTGCGCTCGTCAATCCCGCGCAGTTCATCCGTGCGGCCCGGCTCGCCGAGCCGTCGTCGCTGCGCGAGCAGAACCCGGCACTTGCGCACATCATCGATGTCGAGAACGATATCGTGAAGGCCGCCGACCGGCTGCGCCCGCGCGGCGGGATGCGCGAATTCAGGACGGCGTTTCCGGCCGGCGCGTTCGGCACGTCGGTCAAGACCGCGATGCAGGTGCTGGCCGCGTGCGAAGCGTCCGGGCCCGGTGCGCAGGATGGCGTCGCGGTGCTGCGCCTGACGCTCAACGGCTTCGACACGCACCAGAACCAGCCGGGGCAGCAGGCCGCGTTGCTCAAGCAGTTTGCGGAAGGGATGAGCGCGATGCGCGGTGCGCTGATCGAACTCGGGCGCTGGAACCAGACGCTCGTGATGACATATGCGGAATTCGGGCGGCGCGTGCGCGAGAACCAGAGCAACGGTACCGATCACGGTACGGCCGCGCCGCATTTCGTGATGGGCGGTCGCGTGGCCGGCGGGCTGTACGGCGCGCCGCCGGCGCTCGGGCGGCTCGACGGCAACGGCAACTTGCCGGTCGCGGTCGATTTCCGCCAGCTCTACGCGACCGTGCTCGGGCCGTGGTGGGGGCTCGATGCGACGCGCGTGCTGCAGCAGCGCTTCGACACGCTGCCGCTGTTGAAGGCGTGA
- the hpnD gene encoding presqualene diphosphate synthase HpnD, with amino-acid sequence MNFDDYCQQKAAPAGSSVYYALRQAPLATQPRLTALFALRRELEETVKETSDPTVGHTKLAWWHKELAALAAGQPSHPVTKALAQHHPEIAAEADTLRTLVNGYGMDLEQARYLDFANLQRYIAQVGGTFASLVARASAANPADPQPWAADAGRALMLAQFVQELGNDARHGRIYLPIDELQRYNVTAADLLNRRYSPAFTELLQFQTARAREALAAVDAAIPASERRAQRTLRAQIALGGALLDEIERDGYQVLHQRIALTPIRKLWIAWRAARRR; translated from the coding sequence GTGAACTTCGACGACTACTGTCAGCAAAAGGCCGCCCCCGCGGGCTCCAGCGTCTACTACGCGTTGCGTCAGGCGCCCCTCGCCACGCAGCCGCGCCTGACGGCGCTGTTCGCGCTGCGCCGCGAACTCGAGGAAACCGTCAAGGAAACCAGCGACCCGACCGTCGGACACACGAAGCTCGCGTGGTGGCACAAGGAGCTCGCGGCGCTGGCCGCCGGACAGCCGTCGCACCCCGTCACGAAGGCGCTCGCGCAGCATCATCCGGAGATCGCCGCCGAGGCAGACACATTACGCACGCTCGTCAACGGTTACGGAATGGACCTCGAACAGGCGCGCTACCTTGATTTCGCGAACCTGCAGCGCTATATCGCGCAGGTCGGCGGCACCTTCGCGTCGCTGGTCGCACGCGCCAGCGCCGCGAACCCGGCCGACCCGCAGCCGTGGGCCGCGGACGCCGGCCGCGCGCTGATGCTCGCACAATTCGTGCAGGAACTCGGCAACGACGCGCGCCACGGCCGCATCTACCTGCCGATCGACGAACTGCAGCGCTACAACGTGACCGCGGCCGATCTGCTGAACCGCCGCTACAGCCCGGCCTTCACCGAGTTGCTGCAATTCCAGACGGCGCGCGCGCGCGAAGCGCTCGCGGCCGTCGATGCAGCGATCCCCGCATCCGAACGCCGCGCGCAGCGCACGCTGCGCGCTCAGATCGCATTGGGCGGCGCGCTGCTCGACGAAATCGAGCGCGACGGCTACCAGGTGCTGCACCAGCGCATCGCGCTGACGCCGATCCGCAAGCTGTGGATCGCGTGGCGCGCCGCACGCCGGCGCTGA
- a CDS encoding tyrosine-type recombinase/integrase: MPLTDVAIRAAKPREKSYKLADGQGMYLEVMPSGSKYWRLKYRIDGKEKRMALGVYPAVPLLAARKARDEIKEQLRGGLDPSHEKKRVKLQRSLDRANSFEPIAREWHEQRKGAWSERHADRIIKLLERELFPVLGARPIAGISAPELLEVIRKIEARDAIELAHKAIRTTSHIFRYAIATGRAERDPAPDLRGALKTRTVVHMRRVSEAELPELVQKINAYEGDYQTRLALQFMALTFVRTSELRFAEWTEIDEKKKEWRIPPEKMKMRSPHIVPLSKQALEVVAKLRELNGHSQFLFPSRSSSKKPISENTILYALYRMGYHSRMTGHGFRGLASTILNEHNFNRDWIERQLAHSERDGVRAAYNHAEYLPERRKMMQWWGDYLQSNL, from the coding sequence ATGCCCCTTACCGATGTCGCCATCCGTGCGGCCAAGCCTCGCGAAAAGTCCTACAAGCTGGCCGACGGCCAGGGCATGTACCTCGAGGTCATGCCGAGCGGGTCGAAGTACTGGCGATTGAAGTATCGCATCGACGGCAAGGAGAAGCGGATGGCCCTCGGGGTCTATCCGGCCGTGCCCCTGCTGGCAGCTCGGAAGGCTCGCGACGAGATCAAGGAACAGCTCCGCGGTGGTCTGGATCCTTCGCACGAAAAGAAGCGTGTGAAGCTGCAGCGCAGTCTCGATCGCGCGAACTCGTTCGAGCCCATTGCTCGGGAGTGGCACGAGCAGCGGAAGGGGGCGTGGAGCGAACGCCACGCGGACCGGATCATAAAGCTGCTCGAGCGCGAGTTATTTCCGGTGCTTGGTGCGCGACCGATCGCCGGTATCTCGGCGCCGGAACTGCTCGAAGTCATCCGCAAGATCGAGGCGCGTGACGCGATTGAGTTGGCGCACAAGGCGATCCGGACAACGAGTCACATCTTTCGATATGCCATTGCCACCGGCCGGGCGGAGCGTGACCCTGCACCCGATCTGCGCGGCGCGTTGAAGACCCGTACCGTCGTTCACATGAGGCGCGTCAGTGAGGCTGAGCTTCCGGAGCTCGTGCAGAAGATCAATGCATACGAAGGCGACTACCAGACGCGGCTGGCGCTGCAATTCATGGCACTGACGTTCGTCCGAACGAGCGAGCTTCGATTCGCAGAATGGACCGAGATCGACGAAAAGAAGAAAGAGTGGCGGATCCCGCCCGAGAAAATGAAGATGCGCTCGCCGCACATCGTGCCGTTGTCGAAGCAGGCGCTCGAGGTGGTGGCGAAGCTGCGCGAACTGAACGGCCATAGCCAGTTCCTGTTCCCGAGCCGATCGAGTTCCAAGAAGCCGATCAGCGAGAACACGATCCTGTACGCCTTGTACCGGATGGGCTACCACTCACGGATGACCGGGCACGGCTTCCGCGGCCTCGCGTCGACTATCCTGAACGAGCACAATTTCAACCGGGACTGGATAGAGCGCCAGCTTGCGCATAGCGAGCGGGACGGCGTCCGGGCGGCGTACAATCACGCCGAATACCTGCCCGAACGCCGGAAGATGATGCAATGGTGGGGCGACTATCTGCAGTCAAACCTGTGA
- a CDS encoding DUF4160 domain-containing protein — protein sequence MVTVDTLRGWRIVIYSNDHRPAHVHVNGPGKSAVFLLNCPGGPVSLRECKGFSSKELQDIEDHLNKHVAEYCAKWGEIHDNH from the coding sequence ATGGTTACTGTGGATACCCTCCGGGGATGGCGAATCGTAATCTATTCAAACGACCATCGACCAGCGCATGTCCATGTCAACGGGCCTGGAAAGTCGGCCGTTTTTCTCCTGAACTGTCCGGGCGGACCCGTCAGCCTTAGGGAATGTAAAGGTTTTTCGTCCAAAGAACTTCAGGACATTGAGGATCATCTAAACAAGCATGTCGCTGAGTATTGCGCGAAATGGGGAGAAATCCATGACAATCACTGA
- a CDS encoding DUF2442 domain-containing protein, producing MTITEDDVRAAEERMEARLKDSPAATEAHFDGKNVIVKLSNGKEFNFNPAKVQGLERASARELKYIELSPFGDGLYFPELDVDLYVPALLKGIFGSKAWMKAHH from the coding sequence ATGACAATCACTGAAGACGATGTGCGCGCCGCGGAAGAGCGCATGGAGGCTCGGCTCAAGGATTCACCTGCAGCCACGGAAGCCCACTTCGACGGCAAAAACGTGATCGTCAAGCTGTCAAACGGCAAGGAATTTAACTTCAACCCTGCGAAAGTTCAGGGTCTAGAGCGGGCCAGCGCACGGGAACTGAAGTACATCGAATTGTCCCCATTCGGGGATGGGCTCTACTTTCCGGAGTTGGACGTGGATCTCTATGTTCCTGCACTTCTCAAAGGAATTTTCGGCTCAAAGGCATGGATGAAGGCCCATCACTGA
- a CDS encoding nucleotidyltransferase family protein: protein MENDVRLAATAISRWAVTKPIIRRVFIFGSRVRDDFREDSDLDVAIEIDGVNGNALATWMFDTKTWHAEISGLASFEIDLEFFDGDETPTIKAAIERSSVLIYTRADIA from the coding sequence ATGGAGAACGACGTTCGGTTGGCTGCAACGGCTATCTCAAGATGGGCAGTTACAAAGCCGATCATCCGGCGAGTGTTCATCTTTGGCAGCCGTGTACGCGACGATTTTCGCGAGGACAGCGACCTCGACGTCGCTATCGAGATCGACGGCGTAAATGGCAATGCATTGGCGACTTGGATGTTCGATACGAAGACGTGGCATGCCGAGATTTCGGGACTTGCGTCGTTCGAGATCGATCTGGAGTTTTTTGACGGCGACGAGACGCCAACTATCAAGGCCGCGATCGAGAGATCCAGCGTTCTTATCTACACGCGCGCGGACATAGCTTGA
- a CDS encoding DUF4224 domain-containing protein produces the protein MGILTKEELVELTGGLKQGAAQIRWIERALGIKAPRRIDGTPMITWEQINNVLNPDRPERSRGINWTK, from the coding sequence ATGGGTATCCTCACGAAAGAAGAACTGGTCGAATTGACGGGCGGGCTGAAGCAGGGTGCCGCCCAGATCCGCTGGATCGAGCGCGCCCTCGGCATCAAGGCGCCTCGGCGCATCGACGGAACGCCGATGATCACGTGGGAACAGATCAACAATGTGCTAAATCCCGATCGGCCAGAGCGTAGCCGTGGGATCAACTGGACGAAGTAG